The Branchiostoma floridae strain S238N-H82 chromosome 1, Bfl_VNyyK, whole genome shotgun sequence sequence TGTCTGCCTTGACATGGATTCTGTTGACAAAGACCTTACATTTTTTGCAAATCAATTTAACATATGCTATTAAGGACAATGAAGAGTACAAGAGAAAGAATATGGCTTTAGTACTATCAATATATACTTTTGCAACACAAATACTAAAGCTACACAAAGGTATGTTAGAATTCAGAATCAATTAGGAACAAGACAAGCAGTTACTAGTATGTGAGACAGACCTTGAGTTCCAGCTCCAGGGCAGTAATTATGTCGGCAAGACAGAAGAAAAGCGAGTAGTAATGGTAATGCTTgtttaaccttctccctgctgcccAACTCTATAGCCAGTACAAATCTGATGCCAAAAGGTTACCTCAGCAGGGAAAAAGTTAACAACTTGTTTGACCAGCCCATGTGTACGTGCAGGACGTGCAGTCTGTCACCAGTCTCAGTGTCTGCTTACAGGTACagttttccttctttgtcaCAGAAATGTTTCCGTAGTCTTCTAAAGTCTGATTTTCTTTTTGGTGggatttcatgtacatgttaaaCACTGGCTATTTGCTTTGTTATTTGCCTGGTTATTTCCAGGCTCATGTAATTCTGTCTTAAAATGCTCAGAGGAGTGAGGATACAGCCAATGTTGGCATAATTGTAAGATGATAAAGTGTACAGGTAAGATCAACTCGAAGTTACcagcttttatttattttttattgcaatgctaaaacataaaataaatcTACTAAATAAAATGCAAAATCGTAGCCCTCAAGGTACGTGCACTTCAAATATCCAAGTGTTCATGACACTGAAGCAGACCTTTTCCTCATGTAGCATTAGCAATCTTAGGGCATGTGGTGGAACTATTAGAGTTCATGTTAGACTGGAATGGTCTAATTATAGGAGTAATGCCCAAATTACATGAATTAGTCAATGTAAACACAGGAAAGTCTGTACTCAAAACATAACTGATTCACTGCAACTATGACATCTAATGTTAACATTATTCTGGATAACACTACAATTTCATGCATGGTAAAAATTCTGTCTTTGTTCTTGCTATAAATTTTGAAGCAGGATCTACAGCGTAAACAACTACAATATGGACTTGAAAAAGTTTGCAGGTATGATGCCAGAAACCTTGCCAGATCGATCAGAGCTTTCACTCCTCCCTGAACAggtaataacgttacatgtatatgattgacATTTTCATGTTGCAACACCAATTTAAGgtttagtattttttttcgaAATATCAAAGTAGGATTACTAAATGGTTATTGTGATGTTGAAAAACGGCATTGACATGGACATTATAATCCCATAAGGAGATCAACCCTAGAGGtagatacatgtgtatctcAAAACAAGACCACTACACTTGTCCTGAAAGTGGTTACCATTAGACAACAAATTTTTATGCTAGAAAGTAAACTTGTGAACAAATGTAAGATctctcagttcagttcagtcatccatcaggtgacactataaaGTTCCTCCAGACTCTGTCGctcatgacagacaggaggtctctgtcttggaggccaacatcCTCCTCAATCACCCTCTTAAGGGTCAGGGATGGTCGGCCACGTCTTCCCTTCGATCTCTCCCACTGATAAAGGAGTGAAATATTGCAGCTACAGTAACAAAATGTGTATTCCACATTGCTTAGATATTGGGAGTGACTCTGCTGCATGTGGCTGCCTTTAATGGCCAACAGAAAGCAGTAGAAGGACTGCTGAAAGGTAGCACCTCTGTGGACATCAGGGATCAGGTAATTAAGTACAGCAGGATTTATACTAttaaaaaagaataagaaaattctGCCAAATGTTTTGATTGATCAATTTTTATCAATTAAAATCTGTTTGTCATTCTATCACATTTTAAGTGTTGAACTATGCCCAAAAGATAATCTGTGGCAGTATGCATGACTGTGCACCGGACCAAAGCTGAGTTGAAAACAAACGATTTAAGCCCAGGTTTTCAATATGTTTGGATCAAGGGTGAACTTGAAAACACCAAGATGATGATACAAATTGGAACAGTGCAAACATCTTGCAAAACATGTAAACTGATGAGGAAAACCGACATATGTGATGAAAATCATTATGTAAGAATAGTCACTTTTTATGAAAACCGCTTCCTGGGACACTTGACAGCACTGGCTAAGGATTTTTTATAAAAAGTAGCTGCTTTACAAAATGGTTCATCATTTTTCCGTAACTTTTGCAGTATTCTCATAACAGACTAACGTTATGTTTTACATAAAATCCAAACTATGTAAAAGCTTAAGTCATGTGAATCTCATACCAAAGGAATAATGACTAAAGATGCCCGTCCATATGTACAGGAGATGATGACACCTTTGCATTGGGCTGCCATCGGGGGCCATCCGCAGATCTGTGAAGCCTTCATCAAGCATGGAGCAGAGGTCAATGCCAAGGACCAGGTACATCCATGTTTGCCTTTTCTGTATGATGATGAGGCCAGTGATGAAAGTGACTGTGTGGGCCCTGTGATCACTAACCTGCCACAcaagactactagtatgtgattgTTGCAGTAATATGTCGTTTACACATTTCAAGCTATTGCGATTGCTTTTGTCCCTTTAATGTCGCAGTTGTGTGGGAAGAACTGCACCATAAAGTCAAATTTGCCTTTGTAAGGTCATATGACGTAGGTATTGGTGGCTGTAGGTCACTCCAACTTTTGAACGTGGCAAAAATTAATGGGCCTGATGGCATAGGGAAGGGTTTAAAGGTTTCTACACCCCTGCTTTAGCTGCACCCCACTGCTAATCTTTGCCTGGCTAGCTTTTTCAAAAGCATTCATTTTCTGTGTTAGAACACAGTGTTAGCTCTGTACTATGGTAacaaccaacacagatgaactttgagATTGATGCTGTTGTatatcagatacatgtatgtttccatTCACAGCATGAGAAGACACCTCTGCAGTGGGCTGTGGAGCTGAACCATTCAGAAGTCTGTGAGATTCTGCAGCAGAATGGCGCACAGGGATAAACTCTATTTATCATCAGAACCACCAGGTCCTTATTGTAGGATGCAAAATCTTTCAGATCTACATGATGATAATCCTGCACAACTAAAAATGCTTTGCATGTTTGTTAGATTTTAGTTCAAGTTTCTCTTATTTCTTCACAGCTTGACATACAGTATCACTGTTCAAGATGTACTTCAAATATTTTTACTGAAGACATGATACTGGTCATACTGTTTTTAATTGCTGGTTTAAGAGAGACAAAATGGTGGTAGTTCTTGCATCACCAGTTCTTGCATaaccaatttttaaaaaagctgtcaaaaccaagaTTTCCTTGTTCTTCTGCATTACTTGAAATGTATTATTGTTATCATTCTTTATCAAGAATTTCCTGAAAACATGTCCTTTCTTCAAACATGATATGACGTGTGTGTCTTCATTCAATCCTAGTCTCAGACTTTAGCtttagctacatttgtatgtacataaaAACGTTTTTGGTGCTAGTGGAAGGAAATAGTCTCTATTCTTCCTTAACAGCACATGCTGAAGACTTCATGATCATGACATGCACAGCATAACCAAATAGATGTGCATACTTCATACCCAAAATCTCTGACAAGATATATCTCAAATAgtaaaaacagacaaaaattgtacagcaaTTTTTTTAGCATACTTTTACTTcattgtcaaatttcaagttACATACAGCCtagctatacatgtatttgatatgaTATTGAGTGATTCACAATAATCCTTTCCCTTACATTACAGATTAcattttttgcataatattaGTTTTCCTGATAGCAGATTTTTCAGTAACATCCCCTAGCCTAAAAGCCTGGGTTCCAGTCTACTGTCTGAGGAACCTCGTTGACTTCAAAGCTCTGTATGACGTCTCCATGCCTGATGTCCGGACACTTGTGTAGAGCTATCCCACACTCCATCTCCTGTCGTACTGTCCAAACATCATCCTTCAGGTGCTTCAGTGATGAGACGGATCCTTGGGGGGAAAGCAGCATGAACATTATGAATTTGTAGAATGCTAAAAAGTAGGGCCAAGTTCGGCAATAGGAAGCAAAACAGCAGCATTCAAGTTTTGTGAAACTTTCTTACACAAATATGTTACTATCCTAGTATTGGATTTGTCTATCTTTCTGTGCAATTTGAAATCCTACAGTCAGTCTCCATGTCTGTAATTTTTGCTGGTACCCCTTTTCTCTCTCAATAACCAAAAATCAGAGGATGTGTGGGTTGATGCATCAtaaatgcaatgttttctgtttcattAACCCATGCTTAGGATGTTTTAACTGTTTAACCAATGAGGCTGAAGGCTTGTGACTGTTCCTGGCAGCCTTGACTAAGTTGACATGATTCGAATTGCAACAGGGGCAATACAATTTTTACTCTAGGCAACTAGCAGCTAACTAGCTAATATTATGACTACAGACATATGCAGTCAAAAACTGGACAAGTGTCGCAGCCTAAAAGACAGTGTACAGACCTCTGAATATGACCTCCCCATTCCTGACCAGCAGTGCGTCTCTCCTCTTGTCCATCTCCCCCTGAGTCACCCTGCACCCTGCCACTGGAACCTTCTTCTTTCCTACCGTCACCTCAAACACCTGCAGTACGTTGGCTGAACCTGGGACACAAGAACAATCACAAACACTGAGTGGTATTGGCTACAGATGTATAATAATTACACCTTGTTGAATATTTTATGGCAACTGGCTTGAATTGTAAAttcctgatgaaattattctttAGACTGCACATctggaaaaaaacacagcattGCTAATGATGGTTTTTTGTAGCGAGACCCCTTCAGTTGTGaacaactgatttccaagggagccctgcaAATCAACATAAACTTACCAATaatcatataacataaaacatttcttttatcaCAAGTAGCCCCCTTAATAGACAAGTTCACACTTCTGAGGATCACAAAAATTGCTTTCATACATCAAATTGGTCTGTTTTTTCCATTGCAGGAAAAAACAGACTATGCAGCAGCTACAAGACTAAGTCTGTCTTTTCCCACAATAGCCAAGCATGCAACAGGCTTCTTCATTCTTTCAGTTAAAGAAGTAAACTCCTGCAAGTTATTCAAGCTGGCTTACAGAAGTTTACTTCTTTAACTGAAAGAGTTAAAGAAAACTGTTATTATAAATCTGTACCTTTTATGTCCAGTTCCTCCTTCATGGGTAGTTTGGCAGACAGTTCATCCTTTAAGTCTTCAAACAGTCTGTAGATGATCTTGTGCATCTTGATGGGAACATTTTTCTGTTCAGCAAGCTTAGCAACATCCTTAGGCACCTTGGTGTTGAAGCCATACACCACACCTGTGGGGTATcatgaagaagaaaacagtAGATAAATCCTCTTTAAGGGTACACAAGATTAACTTCTGAATAACTGAATAAACTAGTTTGAGGGGAAAGTCTGTATCTTGGCACACACAGTTTCAAGTTGTGAAAATAGACTCAGGTTCTACACAGTACTGAACATGTTCTGCATTGGGAATGATGTAGTCACATACATGACTCAGCTTGTATCTTTTCACTGTTCATGGGAGATACAAGCTTAGTCACGTTTAGGACTGCTAATGATTTACCATCCTAATGATTTACCATCCTGATGAAACTCTTCATGGTTACAGGATAGTTGTTTTGTACTAAAAGAACAGGCCAGTACCGGGTCAAGAAAATTTCTTAGATTCGTTAGAAAGTAGTTCCACAGAGTTTCTCACCATCAAAGGCAGCAGCCATCTCTACATCAGACTCTGTGATGGCTCCGACGTCGGAGTGGATGACCTTCAACTTGCAGTCTTCCTCACAGTCGTAGGAGGCTAGTGTGTCCATGATGGCCTCTATGGAGCCAAACACATCTCCTAGATAATGCAAGGTTGAGGGAAACAACTTTGGACATCAGTGAACACAAAAGTTGTGTAATTGTGTTTCAACTTTTAGAATTTTAACTATTTGAAACAACTTAGCTAACTTCAATGGACCCACATATGTGTGTAACATGTATGGATGCAAATGATAAGAAATGTTTCAAGAATCTGTCATGACTACACTATAATTATGAATCTGTATGTCACATTGTCAGTactgaaaaattatgaaagtttGCTTTGCTTCCAGTGAATCAAAATTGAGTATTGTCTGTACGTTACTCTTTTAATGTAACACTCTCAATGACAtacatgattatgattatgGAGATTGTACAGCTGTTGTATCCTTCATAAACACAATAAAGCAGCCTTAACAACTACCTATCCTATCTGCAATACCTATGAGTATGATAAGACTTTACCTCTGATGACAATGTTAAGTTCAGGTTCAGTACTCTTGGCCTTCTCACTGCCAGGTGTGGGCTTGAACTCCTCGTACTTTGCCTTCTTCTGCTGCCATCTCCTCAAGTCCTTGGTGGCCTCCCGTACAGCCTGGTAGTGCTCCAGATGTTCCTTTGCCTTCCTGTCGATCTCCACCTGGTCTTCTGCTAGCTTCTGTTCCTTCTTCTGCTCCAGTCTCCAGCCAACAACCTCATGAGCTCGGGACTAAACAGACATAAATACAGTACACTACATCTTTTGTTCAATAAAGCATTATTTTACAGTCCTAGAAAAAGACAGTAGATAGAGAGACTAGCATGAGTAAAAACTGTTTGTACGTTCTCTTCTCGCATCGGCTTGAAGTTAAATGCCAAAGTCTCTCTCATCGTGTAAAGAATTTGCAAACATGGCAAATATGGTTGGATGGGATACTGTTTAACTCTTCTTGTAGTCGGAAGCtcccaaaagaaacaaaatgttcacaaaacatcTATGCTGTAGAATGGACCATGAAAGTTAGATCAAAAATATGTAACACTGAATTACAAAACTTTTACAATTAGTTAATATTTTCTCTCCTTTATAAACACTTCAGCTATAATCAGACTACAGTGCATTCAATCAAGATTCTACATAAAGCAACAGGGTTTCTAACATGAAAAGATGCCACCTAGGCCATACCTCTGTTTCCACCTCAAGTATGAGGTCCCCTGCTGAAGGGAGGTCCTTCCACCCCATGACCTCCACAGGTGTGCTGGGCGGGGCTTCCCTCACCTGCTGACCTGTCTCACCAAACATGGCTCGCACCTGTCAAAGGTGGGAGGTGAAGATGTTCAGtacatctaaaaaaaaataacaccatGGGATGTCTGCTGGACTGTCTACCTGGATATTGCTTGGGTGAATATGGACGGTGGCTAAAATCACAACCCACCCACCCTTTGCCTATTCACAAATACAAGAGGGACCCTGCCATACAGTTTAAAGGCTGTTTATTTCCTTTTGGACAGGACGTGATTCCCTGCCAATGCCAGGTTATTTTGGAGCTTGagtgcaccccccccccacaggtGACACTTACAAAATATTAtgatcacatacatgtaattgcacaTGGAAATGTAACACCCCAAGAGGCTGACCCTACCTTAGCCCAGGCTGTACCAGCCACCAGATAGCAGCCCCTCCGCAAGGTTCCTCTCTGGATCACAACAGTCGCTACGGACCTGCAAATATCATTATCTTAGATCTAAGATGAAATATGGCTTGATTTTATATGGGGAAGATAATTCATATTGAGAGCTAACCATCAGAATTTCCTATGAATATATCACCAGACAAATggatagagtcgattccgagacaccatgagggtttttagacaataattgtaataagttggaattattttgaatagaagaatatctaagcccaaacagttataattttttcaaaaaaattgatatggaattttgaatctatttgaattcttttgaattctttggaaacattttgaaagagatcacacgaaaatctctttatttacaataattttcaaacatctgcaggattctttcacttttaaaaatatttacaaaaaatggtaaaccttgccaaatggtagaattaatttattgccccataaaagttagccccttttgtctgcctggtatatttttagatttcactggtgggcactggtgggtcctttgtggtaggccattgacatgacacccaaccatactttgcgaggatgtgtgaattgctttcttcctagcccactgacccaatattacaaaaaatggtagaaaatggtaaataacggcaaaatgctgttaccattgtttacaaattcttagaagtattctgttccacatcgtgaatatttcaaaggttttacagacCGAGTAAAATATTAagaaagttcaaatagcattagaaatacttcaaaagtataaaatctcctggacatataattgaaaacaattgaaaacgtatgtaaatgatgacaatagCAACCCTCGCGGTGACTTGGAATCGGCTCTACTTCTTGattttgtaatgttatttgtaacaatcaatgttacaattacaattacaatgaTGCTAATTCTTCACAAACTTGCTCACTCAATCACTGGTTTTATATCcagaaaataagacaaaaactCCCATACAATCCATTCCCCCTGTATAGGTACTTGAGAAACATTATATATGTTTTCCCTGATGGTTATTTTAAATGATTTTTCCAATAGTtaacatactgtttttgctggtgtgtttttcttctttcttcttcatcttgtaTCAGGAAACAAACTTAGTCATTTTTCTACTACTAGTTAACTTACCCTCTGCCCTTGTCAGTTCGAGATTCGATGACCGTAGCCTCTACAGGGCCTTTGTtgtcacctttgacctccatGACCTCTGCTTGGGTCACTATGGCCTCAGCCAGTTCCGTCAAGCCTTGCCCCTGGACATGCGATAAATCAACAAGTATGGTGTAAACATGAAGTATGAAAATCAACTCTTGATGCAGGGCCTCCTTTGTTTCAAGTGGCAGACTTTTATAAATGTAGGGTACCTGCAGGAATGAACAGAGTTATATGTAAAAAGCATATCTTAATGTTTCAGGAATGCTATGAAATGATAATCACGACATTGGTataatgaaaaaacaaaaaacactttTCTATCTTCTTTTGTTATGAGATGTATGGATAAAAGGTATAACGAGGGCTTACCTTAAGAGCAGAAATCTTGACCGATTGTATGTCACCACCAAACTCCTCCAGCTCCATCCCATGGCTCAGCAACTCTCTCATCACAACCTCCTGTTGAACAGTCAACAGCAACATCatcttacaaatgtacacatgaaTGATGCACACTGACAATAGGTAGATCTGAACTAAGTGGCTAAAAATGCTTCATGCTCTGACACCCCCATTAtgtaatcagggctcgaaattcatttttgggaataggtgcactggtgcacccaaactagaaaattgggtgcaccaaaatatttttgggtgcaccacataaaataaagtagaatatcagaataacataattgcaaacctactaaattagtaatttgaacaGTCCgggagctcttcagaaatcggaagtactataacagtcattttattgtctttctaacacacagatgtcaagaatatggtgtttacttagtatactgacatcttaacatgCATATGCCTATCAAAatagtgcacccacagaaaaaaaaattgggtgcacggctccaattttgggtgcatctgggtgcacaaaaccccagtatttcaagccctgatctgcttctctcttgcgcatctgtttctctcttgcacaccGGTTTCTCCCTTGCACACCTGTTTCTCAATCGCACACCAGTTTCTGTCTAGCGCACCTGCTTCTCTtttgcacatctgtttctcttttgtgcacctgtttctctcttgtacacctgtttctctcttgcgcacctgttcctCTTTCGTACacttgtttctctcttgcgcatctgtttctctcttgtgcacctgttcctctcttgcacatctgtttctctcttgtgcatctgtttctctcttgcgcttctgtttctcttttgcgcatctgttgCTCTCTTgggcacctgtttctctcttccgcatctgtttctctcttgcacatctgtttcgctcttgcgcatctgtttctctcttgcgcatctgtttctattatgcgcatctgtttctctcttgcgcatttgtttttctcttgtgcatctatttctattttgcgcatctgtttctctcttgcgcacctgtttttcttttgcgcatctgtttctctcttgcgcatctgttcctctcttgcgcatctgtttctcttttgcgcatctgtttctctcttgcgcacctgttcctctcttgcgcatctgtttctctcttgcgcatctgtttctcttttgcgcatctgtttctctcttgtgcatctatttctctcttgcgcacctgtttctcttttgcgcacctgtttctctcttgcgcacctttttcttttgcgcacctgtttctctcttgcgcatctgtttctctcttgcgcatctgtttctctcttgcgcacctgacTCTTTCatgcacctgtttctcttttgcgcacctgtttctgtctAGCACACCTCCTTCTCTttcgcgcacctgtttctctcttgtgcacctGCTTCTCCCTTGTGCACctgcttctctcttgcgcaccagtttctctctcgcgcacctATTTCTCTGTCGTGCACCTGTTTCTgtcgcgcacctgtttctgtcGAGCATCTGCAGGGCCGAAATTTATTTTTAGGAATAGGTGCACCCAAACTAGAAAATTTTACTtacacataaaataaagaatatcagaataacataACTGCAAACCTACTTATTAtaattagtaatttgaacggagctcttcagaaatcggaaaattggacagtcattttattatctaTCTAACACatggatgtcaagaatatggtgtttacttagtatactgacatcttaacatacataagcctatcaaaatatttgggtgcaccctgtgcacccacagaaaaaaaattgggtgcacagctcctattttgggtgcaccttggtgcacaaaaccccagtatttcgagccctggtaatTGATAAGTACAAATTACATCAATTTCAGAGTGGTGTTTATGTTGACAGTAACATgaaggtgtgacgggtcgttcagtgtaatatatcataaccagctgctgccgagCTACCAGCcggcgaagctggtgtgttactccaaagggtggttataccggctatataaatacagatgTAACACTTTTCAACAGTGTATGGTGGTGCAGAGCTCTTAGTctcataatgataatgacaacATGTTAACGGAGGTATAATATTTCTGTAACTTACAGGGTCAGCATTCTTCTTGTCACACTTGTTGATGGCTACAATGATAGGAACTGtggaaaaacataaaaacaaagtgGTTGTAATCCATCCGGTAGAAATCTTCCGGAGCGGACTAAAGAAATACGGCTGGACTCCAgtctatattgtacatgtacaagggatGAAAGGCTACCTTAATGACACATTATCAGTGTAGGATTTAATTTTGAAGTACATAATATTCAAGATGTACACAACACAAACCCATTTTTACCGTTGGCAGCCTTGGCATGTTTTATTGACTCCAGAGTTTGTTCCATCACTCCGTCGTCAGCAGCAACCACCAGTACCACGATGTCTGTCACAAGAGCGCCGCGTGCTCTGAGCGCTGAGAACGCAGCGTGGCCGGGGGTGTCCAGGAATGTGATTCTCTCGCCCGTGGGAAGCTCAACTGtaagaataaacaaaatatCTGTGTCACCTTTCACAGGGGCTATGGACACTGCAGGGATACGGGCACAAATTCAACAGGGTATCTGCTTTCATGTTATGCCAAAGATTATCATGAAAGATTTGTCCATTTACAGAAATCCAGTCAAATATCAGGACAGAAATTTGGACAGAAATCCGAACAGAAATCCGGTCTGAAATCTGGACAGAAATCCGGATAGAGTTTCGGTCAGAAATCTGGACAGACCGCCGCTATGACTTTAAACAACAATTTGCATAAGAGCCCAACATACTTATAGAGAAGTGAAAGTAAAAAAGTGAACCAGTGTACTTGGCTATAGAAACAAGTCATAGCAAAGCTGCATTGCATTATCAGCTATCAGAAAGCATTACACTTCGTCTCAAGTGTTATGCTTTGAGTTTGAACAAAAAGAGAGCATACAGATAGAGGGAGAGAGATAGCCATCTAGACAGAAAAAGCAAGAGAGGGAGGGAGTTATTTTTACAATTCTCAGTGCCCCACCTGAAAAGGCCCCTATATGTTGTGTGATGCCTCCAGCCTCTCCAGCTGCTATGTGAGACTTTCTCAGGCTGTCCAGTAGGGTGGTCTTGCCGTGGTCAACGTGCCCCATGATGGTCACCACGGGGGGACGTCTGACCAGTGCTGAGGGGTCCGGTGGAGGTCTGCAGAGGGGCATTTGTAAAGAAAAGCCATAGGGGTCAATATGAAACAAGCAAACTAAGCTTCAGTACTTATCTTTTTGCAATTAAGACCACACTGATTTCTTTGTTCTCAGATACACTGCTTTACTCTTCCTgaaaaaaatgtgtacaatCCAGGTATTTGAATCAACGTGAAAATGCTGGACTTAACCGTTGAAAAAGTCTCCTAATCACAGTTTATTCACTTCTCAACACTTTTTAAGTTGAAAATTAATTGTTTGCAATGTTAAGAAGCCTGGTGTGTTGACTTTGTGACTTTTGGACCATTGGATTCACAGCCAATCAGCTCTCTCATCCATACTTATACTAAGGGAAATATTCAAATGCATCTTCTCCATTAATAGCTTCCACACAAATTGGCAAAAGAAGCAATCAACGGAGTGAACGGGAGTTAGAGTAGGCTGGACAACAGACTGATGCCATACTACCTTCTAACTGCATCTTTaacttcttttttcttttcctcaTGCTCCCTAATCGGTACTGCCACCATCCCGGATATCTTCACAACCTCCCTGATGGTCACTGCATCAAGAACttcaaagaaaatgaaaaaccTTTGCATTAAAAGGGCACAAGAATGGGAATGTTGTAACTTTGCGTATGTTTCTATCACAGCTAACATGAGGAGTTTGCAGTAGTTCACGAGTAGTTCTTGGTCAAAATAACTATGAAGGTAATACTGGGAGAGCATGCGAGAATAGCAAGAACttaaaaatacagcaaaaatTCCAATATGCACAGTTACTGTTTTTGAACTCACTCCACAGttactcatcatcatcctttattgatttcaacatagcagacataatagcagcctgaatagcgttgaaatttacaacataaaaaccgtatatatacaataagaaacaGTATACTAAAGTAGTAAACAACATCTCCGACGTTGAGTAGCCATTGTTACTACCTACGTGTCTACAGTCTTGTTGTACAACTTGATGGCTGTGTGCAGGAAAGAGTTCTGAAGTCTTTTAGTTCTAGCTGGGGGGATGgagaaagtgtttttgtttctcagtgatCGTCCCGTGGCAGTTGATCTGGAAGGTGGAACCA is a genomic window containing:
- the LOC118411349 gene encoding GA-binding protein subunit beta-1-like, coding for MDLKKFAGMMPETLPDRSELSLLPEQILGVTLLHVAAFNGQQKAVEGLLKGSTSVDIRDQEMMTPLHWAAIGGHPQICEAFIKHGAEVNAKDQHEKTPLQWAVELNHSEVCEILQQNGAQG
- the LOC118411251 gene encoding translation initiation factor IF-2, mitochondrial-like isoform X2 is translated as MSALCSTLVLRTGLTLCLRRRAATTRTLSTCFQGFPGDTVENSGAILRKSPCSCSSSLRLLGSGSYRSHFPRIHCSRGYAKKARTERASARPADKKVRKQQVSTRSHMTVRELAQAMGKTEDHIYECLLDRDDIDDLESKTVLDAVTIREVVKISGMVAVPIREHEEKKKEVKDAVRRPPPDPSALVRRPPVVTIMGHVDHGKTTLLDSLRKSHIAAGEAGGITQHIGAFSVELPTGERITFLDTPGHAAFSALRARGALVTDIVVLVVAADDGVMEQTLESIKHAKAANVPIIVAINKCDKKNADPEVVMRELLSHGMELEEFGGDIQSVKISALKGQGLTELAEAIVTQAEVMEVKGDNKGPVEATVIESRTDKGRGSVATVVIQRGTLRRGCYLVAGTAWAKVRAMFGETGQQVREAPPSTPVEVMGWKDLPSAGDLILEVETESRAHEVVGWRLEQKKEQKLAEDQVEIDRKAKEHLEHYQAVREATKDLRRWQQKKAKYEEFKPTPGSEKAKSTEPELNIVIRGDVFGSIEAIMDTLASYDCEEDCKLKVIHSDVGAITESDVEMAAAFDGVVYGFNTKVPKDVAKLAEQKNVPIKMHKIIYRLFEDLKDELSAKLPMKEELDIKGSANVLQVFEVTVGKKKVPVAGCRVTQGEMDKRRDALLVRNGEVIFRGSVSSLKHLKDDVWTVRQEMECGIALHKCPDIRHGDVIQSFEVNEVPQTVDWNPGF
- the LOC118411251 gene encoding translation initiation factor IF-2, mitochondrial-like isoform X1, translating into MSALCSTLVLRTGLTLCLRRRAATTRTLSTCFQGFPGDTVENSGAILRKSPCSCSSSLRLLGSGSYRSHFPRIHCSRGYAKKQARTERASARPADKKVRKQQVSTRSHMTVRELAQAMGKTEDHIYECLLDRDDIDDLESKTVLDAVTIREVVKISGMVAVPIREHEEKKKEVKDAVRRPPPDPSALVRRPPVVTIMGHVDHGKTTLLDSLRKSHIAAGEAGGITQHIGAFSVELPTGERITFLDTPGHAAFSALRARGALVTDIVVLVVAADDGVMEQTLESIKHAKAANVPIIVAINKCDKKNADPEVVMRELLSHGMELEEFGGDIQSVKISALKGQGLTELAEAIVTQAEVMEVKGDNKGPVEATVIESRTDKGRGSVATVVIQRGTLRRGCYLVAGTAWAKVRAMFGETGQQVREAPPSTPVEVMGWKDLPSAGDLILEVETESRAHEVVGWRLEQKKEQKLAEDQVEIDRKAKEHLEHYQAVREATKDLRRWQQKKAKYEEFKPTPGSEKAKSTEPELNIVIRGDVFGSIEAIMDTLASYDCEEDCKLKVIHSDVGAITESDVEMAAAFDGVVYGFNTKVPKDVAKLAEQKNVPIKMHKIIYRLFEDLKDELSAKLPMKEELDIKGSANVLQVFEVTVGKKKVPVAGCRVTQGEMDKRRDALLVRNGEVIFRGSVSSLKHLKDDVWTVRQEMECGIALHKCPDIRHGDVIQSFEVNEVPQTVDWNPGF